A region of Allocoleopsis franciscana PCC 7113 DNA encodes the following proteins:
- a CDS encoding transglycosylase domain-containing protein, which translates to MSSSTVRQKQDTKSDSSSGFHFVQGVAQVAGGTILGITMLTSSIVAGGLVGLATSFRNLPDVRVLRGYVPSETTYIYDVKGKELASLHGEANREVVKLDQISPVLKRAVLAMEDSHFYIHHGINPNSVGRALLINWEKNTVVEGGSTLTMQLVKNLFLKPERKFSRKIAEAVMAIRLEQIFTKDQILEMYLNQIYWGHNNYGIQTAAQSYFSKTADQLNLAESAMLAGLIQSPEEYSPFVSLKTAKERQAIVLKRMEDLGWITPTEAEAARKQKLNIGKLTSWRTSKLPFITEAVVAELNERFGREAVLKGGMRVQTTIDTKFQEMAEQTVASSHANIRYRGLNAGQVALAAVDPRTHFVKALVGGVSYKKSQYNRAIQARRQPGSAFKPFVYYTAFATGKYGPSSTVMDTPVRYRDGSGWYSPRNYGGGYSGAMTIRTALTVSANVPAVKIGRAVGLDKVIETCRTLGIKSPMEPVTSLPLGAIGLTPLEMAGAYATFASNGWYSDTTIIVRVTDSAGNVLLDNTPKPRLVLDPWATASLTNVLQGVINGGTGKAAQIGRPAAGKTGTTSSERDVWFAGYTPQLAAAVWIGNDNNRPIGGGATGGQYAAPIWRNFMLKALKNEPVQSFPPPSKFNRP; encoded by the coding sequence GTGTCATCTAGCACTGTTCGACAAAAACAAGATACCAAAAGCGACTCATCATCCGGTTTCCACTTTGTACAGGGAGTTGCTCAGGTCGCAGGTGGAACCATCCTCGGCATCACCATGCTAACGAGTTCAATTGTTGCCGGTGGGCTAGTTGGCTTGGCAACCAGCTTTCGCAATCTTCCAGATGTCAGAGTCCTACGGGGCTACGTGCCATCAGAAACCACTTATATCTATGACGTTAAGGGGAAGGAATTAGCCAGTCTCCACGGTGAAGCGAATCGCGAAGTTGTCAAATTAGACCAAATCAGCCCCGTACTCAAGCGAGCCGTACTCGCGATGGAAGACAGCCACTTTTACATACATCATGGGATTAACCCCAATAGTGTGGGGCGGGCGCTGTTAATCAACTGGGAAAAGAATACGGTGGTTGAAGGTGGCTCAACCCTAACGATGCAGCTAGTGAAAAATTTATTTCTCAAGCCAGAGCGTAAGTTTAGCCGCAAAATTGCTGAGGCGGTGATGGCTATTCGACTAGAGCAAATCTTCACCAAAGACCAGATTTTGGAAATGTACCTCAATCAAATTTATTGGGGTCACAACAATTATGGGATTCAAACCGCTGCCCAAAGCTATTTTTCTAAGACGGCGGATCAACTCAACTTAGCCGAGTCAGCAATGCTAGCTGGATTGATTCAGTCTCCAGAAGAATACAGTCCTTTTGTCAGCCTCAAAACTGCCAAAGAGCGACAAGCTATTGTTTTAAAGCGGATGGAAGACTTGGGATGGATTACACCCACCGAAGCGGAAGCGGCTCGTAAACAAAAGCTGAATATAGGCAAGCTGACTTCCTGGCGGACGAGTAAGCTGCCATTTATCACAGAAGCCGTTGTGGCAGAATTAAACGAGCGGTTTGGTCGCGAGGCTGTCTTGAAAGGTGGGATGCGCGTTCAAACGACGATTGACACGAAATTCCAGGAGATGGCTGAACAAACTGTCGCCAGTTCCCATGCCAATATTCGTTATCGTGGGCTTAATGCGGGTCAAGTTGCTCTCGCCGCCGTCGATCCTCGCACACATTTTGTCAAAGCGCTGGTTGGCGGAGTGAGTTACAAAAAGAGCCAATACAATCGAGCCATCCAAGCCAGACGCCAACCCGGTTCTGCCTTTAAACCCTTTGTTTATTACACAGCCTTTGCCACCGGCAAATATGGCCCTTCGTCCACTGTCATGGATACCCCAGTCAGGTATCGGGATGGTAGCGGCTGGTACTCTCCCCGAAACTATGGTGGGGGTTATTCGGGTGCCATGACTATTCGGACGGCTTTAACCGTATCGGCGAACGTTCCAGCCGTCAAGATCGGGAGAGCGGTTGGACTAGATAAGGTGATTGAAACCTGTCGCACGCTTGGAATTAAAAGTCCAATGGAGCCAGTTACCTCCTTGCCACTGGGAGCTATTGGTTTAACCCCCTTGGAAATGGCAGGAGCTTATGCCACATTTGCCAGTAATGGTTGGTATTCTGACACAACCATTATTGTCCGAGTGACTGATAGCGCTGGTAATGTTTTGTTAGATAACACCCCTAAACCCAGGTTAGTACTTGACCCTTGGGCTACGGCTTCTCTGACAAATGTCTTGCAAGGCGTGATTAATGGTGGTACCGGAAAAGCTGCACAAATCGGACGCCCAGCAGCGGGTAAAACGGGTACGACCTCATCGGAGCGAGATGTTTGGTTTGCAGGATATACACCGCAGCTAGCTGCCGCTGTTTGGATTGGTAATGATAACAACAGACCGATTGGAGGTGGAGCAACAGGTGGTCAATATGCGGCACCCATTTGGCGAAACTTTATGCTAAAAGCGTTAAAGAATGAGCCAGTGCAAAGTTTTCCACCCCCTTCTAAGTTCAATCGTCCTTAA
- the pyrF gene encoding orotidine-5'-phosphate decarboxylase has protein sequence MPVEDQIIVPLDVPTEQEAIALVEQLPQVTFWKVGLELFVSTGPGIIRFLKNQQKRVFLDLKFHDIPNTMAGAIRQVSTYGVDLITVHATAGRRALEAVNVAARDGAQQAGYPSPKLIAITLLTSLTSRDLAFDLKVPVELPEYALQMALLAQESSLNGAVCSPQEVAQLRQVCGDDFLLVCPGVRPSWAQADDQKRSMTPSDAIKAGADYLVIGRPITAAPEPVAAWEKICEELAALGV, from the coding sequence ATGCCTGTAGAAGACCAGATTATTGTTCCTTTAGATGTTCCCACTGAGCAAGAGGCGATCGCCCTTGTCGAACAGTTGCCGCAAGTCACATTCTGGAAAGTCGGGCTGGAACTGTTTGTCAGCACGGGTCCTGGAATTATTCGTTTTTTGAAAAATCAACAAAAACGGGTCTTTCTTGACCTCAAATTTCATGACATTCCCAATACCATGGCTGGAGCAATTCGTCAAGTATCAACGTATGGTGTGGATTTAATCACCGTCCATGCCACAGCCGGTCGCCGTGCGCTCGAAGCGGTGAATGTGGCAGCGAGGGATGGGGCACAACAGGCCGGTTACCCGTCCCCGAAGTTAATCGCCATTACCCTGCTGACGAGTCTCACCTCACGGGATTTAGCCTTTGACCTAAAAGTACCTGTGGAACTGCCCGAATACGCCCTGCAAATGGCACTCTTGGCTCAAGAATCGAGTTTGAACGGCGCTGTTTGTTCTCCTCAAGAAGTGGCTCAACTACGCCAGGTTTGTGGGGATGATTTTTTGCTGGTTTGTCCAGGAGTTCGACCGAGTTGGGCACAAGCGGATGACCAAAAACGCTCTATGACGCCATCAGATGCCATCAAAGCGGGTGCCGATTACCTTGTGATCGGGCGACCCATTACCGCAGCGCCTGAACCTGTTGCCGCTTGGGAGAAGATTTGTGAGGAACTAGCCGCACTTGGTGTCTAA
- a CDS encoding S-layer homology domain-containing protein — protein MPVQSFQRPVLLTGFALCLLSVLTSCGTPSSKALENALAPDPKLKDNITVFGGSSPSDRPLGGAVGNRPSVTSVQLPDDFPSEIPPYPNAELQNVEPLTASMPQGYLTRWSSSDPINNIRNFYQRVLSSNGWQITSQDSAGGKLVARQNDLEVTLTIPSGNTQPSPSATPPVTDKSTDSTTEFDIQYIRTRANATSVSPSPNQPEVAQPVTTPEVTNSPTQTSSTPSEGFTDLDKLPQALRQQVKDLTELGVLKVDKSAAKQNSNASGTSFEANKPITRREFARWLVAANNQIFANRPGQQIRLASETSQPAFGDVPRSDRDFSSIQALAEAGLIPSSLSGDSTAALFRPDAPLTRETLVVWKVPLDTRQTLPTASLDTLKQTWGFQDVAKIDPKTWRALVADFQNGEQSNIRRVFGYTTLFQPKKTVTRAEAATAVWYFGSQGEGQSAKEALLLKNQPTQPTQPSPKLETIPSTENSP, from the coding sequence ATGCCTGTGCAGTCTTTTCAACGCCCTGTCCTACTGACTGGTTTCGCCCTTTGTTTATTGAGTGTGTTGACTTCCTGCGGCACTCCAAGCAGCAAAGCGCTGGAGAATGCCTTGGCACCCGACCCGAAGCTGAAGGATAATATCACTGTTTTTGGTGGGTCATCTCCCAGCGATCGCCCTTTGGGTGGTGCTGTAGGTAATCGCCCGTCTGTAACTTCGGTGCAATTGCCTGACGATTTTCCCAGCGAGATTCCTCCTTATCCCAATGCTGAGTTACAAAATGTTGAGCCGCTCACAGCGTCAATGCCTCAAGGCTACCTAACTCGTTGGTCATCCTCTGACCCCATTAATAATATTCGGAACTTTTATCAACGGGTATTGAGCTCAAACGGATGGCAGATTACCTCTCAGGATTCAGCCGGGGGTAAGTTGGTTGCACGTCAGAACGATCTGGAAGTAACCCTAACAATTCCCTCTGGTAACACTCAACCCTCCCCTTCAGCTACACCACCTGTGACGGACAAGTCTACCGACAGCACGACGGAATTTGACATTCAGTACATTCGGACTCGTGCGAATGCCACCTCCGTGTCCCCATCACCGAATCAGCCTGAAGTGGCGCAGCCTGTAACAACTCCCGAAGTTACCAATTCGCCGACACAGACTTCATCCACACCATCCGAGGGATTCACAGACTTGGATAAACTCCCTCAAGCCTTGCGCCAGCAAGTCAAGGATTTGACTGAGTTGGGAGTCTTAAAGGTAGATAAATCTGCCGCTAAGCAGAACTCGAATGCTAGCGGCACTAGCTTTGAAGCCAATAAACCCATTACACGTCGTGAGTTTGCCCGTTGGTTAGTTGCCGCGAATAACCAGATTTTTGCCAATCGTCCAGGACAGCAAATCCGTTTAGCCTCAGAAACGTCTCAACCCGCCTTTGGGGATGTGCCCCGCAGCGATCGCGATTTTTCCAGCATTCAGGCATTGGCAGAGGCGGGTTTGATTCCCAGTTCTTTGAGTGGCGATAGTACAGCCGCCTTATTTCGTCCCGATGCCCCCTTAACGCGGGAAACGCTGGTTGTATGGAAGGTACCTTTAGATACCCGTCAAACCTTGCCCACAGCCTCGCTGGACACCCTTAAGCAAACTTGGGGCTTTCAAGATGTAGCCAAAATTGACCCGAAGACATGGCGGGCTTTAGTCGCCGATTTTCAAAATGGTGAACAATCCAATATCCGTCGAGTATTTGGTTACACAACCTTGTTCCAACCCAAGAAAACCGTGACTCGCGCTGAGGCAGCAACAGCGGTTTGGTACTTTGGTTCTCAAGGGGAAGGGCAATCAGCAAAAGAGGCGCTGCTGCTGAAAAATCAACCCACTCAGCCAACTCAGCCATCTCCAAAACTGGAAACCATACCCTCGACTGAAAATAGTCCATAG
- the tyrS gene encoding tyrosine--tRNA ligase — protein sequence MSNFESAIPNELSWLYRGISEIFPNQADSQDANENLVQRLRKTDRPLRVKLGIDPTGADIHLGHSIPVRKLRAFQDAGHTAVLIIGDFTARIGDPTGKSDVRRQLSVDEVKYNAQTYLDQVRPILDFETPGRLEIRYNSEWLEPLGLAKILELLATMTVGQMLAKEGFAERYKQENPIYLHEFLYPLMQGYDSVAVQADVELGGTDQKFNIAVGRDLQRHFGQTPQFGLLTPILIGTDGVQKMSKSLNNYVGLRDEPLTMYQKLEGTKDNQVDSYFELLTDLALDELPTNPRDRQQLLAWTIVSHYHGKKAADEAKQGGAIPEFSLAAVTFPAKLFYILNASGLCESSGEARRQIQNGGVKLEGDRISTVDLTFDSPDSLNGKVLQVGKKKFVRLVP from the coding sequence ATGTCAAATTTTGAATCCGCCATTCCCAACGAGCTATCGTGGCTCTATCGAGGTATCAGTGAAATTTTTCCCAATCAAGCTGATTCTCAAGATGCTAACGAAAATTTAGTTCAGCGTCTAAGGAAAACCGACCGTCCCTTACGGGTAAAGTTGGGAATTGACCCAACCGGAGCCGATATCCATCTCGGTCATAGTATTCCAGTTCGGAAACTGCGGGCTTTCCAGGATGCAGGTCATACCGCCGTCCTGATTATTGGGGATTTTACCGCACGAATTGGTGACCCAACCGGTAAATCTGACGTACGCCGTCAGCTTTCCGTGGATGAGGTTAAGTACAATGCTCAAACTTACTTGGATCAAGTCCGCCCCATTTTAGACTTTGAGACACCGGGACGTTTAGAAATTCGTTATAACTCGGAGTGGCTAGAACCACTGGGCTTAGCGAAAATTCTAGAATTGTTGGCGACGATGACAGTGGGGCAAATGCTGGCAAAGGAGGGGTTTGCGGAGCGCTATAAGCAAGAAAATCCGATTTACCTGCATGAATTTCTCTACCCACTGATGCAAGGCTATGATTCCGTCGCGGTACAGGCAGATGTTGAATTGGGGGGTACTGACCAAAAATTTAATATTGCCGTCGGGCGAGATTTGCAACGGCATTTTGGGCAGACGCCTCAGTTTGGACTCTTGACGCCGATTTTAATCGGGACAGATGGGGTGCAGAAGATGTCCAAGTCGCTGAACAACTACGTTGGGTTAAGGGATGAACCCTTGACGATGTATCAGAAGTTGGAAGGGACGAAAGATAATCAGGTGGATTCGTATTTTGAGTTGCTGACGGATTTAGCATTGGACGAACTACCAACTAATCCACGCGATCGCCAACAACTTCTCGCCTGGACTATTGTCTCCCACTACCACGGTAAGAAAGCGGCGGATGAAGCCAAACAAGGGGGCGCTATCCCCGAATTTTCTTTGGCTGCGGTTACATTTCCCGCCAAGTTGTTTTATATCCTGAACGCCAGTGGACTGTGTGAATCGAGTGGAGAGGCGCGGCGACAGATTCAAAATGGGGGTGTAAAACTAGAAGGCGATCGCATTTCTACGGTTGACCTCACCTTTGATTCCCCAGATAGCTTAAACGGCAAAGTTTTACAAGTCGGGAAAAAGAAATTTGTCCGTCTAGTACCATAA
- a CDS encoding M42 family metallopeptidase, with product MSAFDYDQLFQTIEELVLHHSPSGVEGEIDQLLMSRFQALGVQAWQDRAGNAIAKIPGRTSERSIAITAHKDEIGAIVKTVGDEGRVEVRKLGGAFPWVYGEGVVDLLGDKQTISGILSFGSRHVSHESPQKAQQEDKPVHWEDVWVETKCTPEELEAAGVRVGTRMVIGKHRKRPIRLKDYMASYTLDNKASVAILLALAQQLKTPSVDTYLVASAKEEVGAIGALYFTQNQGLDALIALEICPLSSEYPIEAGEAPVLLSQDGYGIYDEGLNGELRQTAKACNVPLQLAAISGFGSDASIAMKFGHVARAACLSFPTQNTHGYEIAHLGAIANCIHILNAYCQTDFG from the coding sequence ATGTCTGCGTTTGATTATGACCAACTCTTCCAAACCATTGAAGAACTCGTATTACATCATTCTCCGAGTGGTGTAGAGGGGGAAATTGACCAACTGTTGATGAGTCGATTTCAAGCGTTGGGAGTCCAGGCGTGGCAAGATAGAGCGGGAAATGCGATCGCCAAAATTCCTGGGCGCACTTCCGAACGATCAATTGCCATTACTGCCCACAAAGATGAAATTGGCGCAATTGTCAAGACCGTAGGCGATGAGGGACGGGTTGAAGTCCGCAAACTCGGCGGTGCTTTTCCTTGGGTTTATGGAGAGGGTGTCGTTGATTTGTTGGGTGACAAGCAAACGATTAGCGGTATTCTCTCTTTTGGGTCGCGCCATGTGTCCCATGAATCCCCGCAAAAAGCCCAGCAGGAAGATAAACCCGTACATTGGGAAGATGTTTGGGTGGAAACCAAGTGTACCCCAGAAGAACTAGAAGCGGCTGGCGTGCGCGTGGGAACCCGGATGGTGATTGGGAAACATCGGAAGCGACCGATACGCCTGAAAGATTACATGGCTAGCTATACGCTGGATAACAAAGCATCCGTAGCGATTCTTTTAGCCTTAGCACAACAACTCAAGACTCCCAGCGTAGATACCTATTTAGTCGCCTCGGCAAAGGAAGAAGTCGGCGCGATTGGAGCACTTTATTTTACTCAAAATCAAGGCTTAGATGCCTTGATTGCTTTGGAAATTTGCCCTTTGTCGTCTGAGTATCCCATAGAAGCGGGGGAAGCACCCGTGTTGCTGTCTCAGGATGGCTATGGCATTTATGACGAAGGGTTAAATGGGGAGCTGCGGCAGACGGCAAAAGCCTGTAATGTACCTCTACAACTGGCAGCGATTAGTGGATTTGGTAGTGATGCGTCTATAGCCATGAAGTTTGGTCATGTGGCGCGTGCTGCTTGTTTAAGCTTTCCCACCCAGAATACTCATGGGTATGAGATTGCTCATTTAGGTGCGATCGCCAATTGTATCCATATCCTCAATGCTTACTGCCAAACCGACTTCGGCTAA
- a CDS encoding SGNH/GDSL hydrolase family protein, with translation MNKQIAATGFVLFSFLLPLKAAAATFTQMYVFGDSLSDTGNAFNATLQAIGAGSPPPPYFNGRFSNGPNWIDYLGQDLNLNPTPYTALAPATSPTQGINFAFGGSTTGLDNTINPNLPGLQQQIGLFASLIPANQTADPNALYVLWAGANDYLPTQSSFTPFTTPETTIGNLSFALSTLAALGAKNFLVANLPDLGSLPLTSTTPISDNLNNLVSLHNSSLNTTLNTFSQAPGSDLNIKLLDVNSLFKGAISNPAQYGFTNVTEACINNLNCVLGSQTVQAQYLFWDNIHPTTVTHQEIAKLAFDELETESVPEPATIVGTVIFGALAIGWKLKKKSQPVS, from the coding sequence ATGAACAAGCAAATTGCTGCGACAGGATTTGTCCTCTTCTCTTTCCTGTTACCGCTTAAGGCTGCGGCGGCAACGTTTACACAAATGTATGTGTTTGGTGACAGCCTCTCGGATACGGGTAATGCGTTCAATGCTACGCTTCAAGCGATAGGAGCTGGCTCTCCTCCTCCGCCTTACTTTAATGGACGTTTTTCTAATGGCCCAAATTGGATAGATTACCTCGGTCAAGACCTAAACTTAAACCCAACTCCTTATACGGCACTTGCTCCAGCAACTAGTCCGACTCAAGGGATAAACTTTGCCTTTGGTGGCTCTACCACAGGACTAGATAACACCATCAATCCAAATTTACCGGGATTGCAGCAGCAAATTGGTTTATTTGCCAGCCTTATCCCAGCCAATCAGACGGCTGATCCGAATGCCCTTTATGTTCTATGGGCGGGTGCTAATGATTATCTGCCGACCCAAAGTAGTTTTACACCCTTTACCACACCGGAGACGACTATTGGCAATTTATCCTTTGCTTTAAGTACTCTGGCTGCACTGGGAGCGAAAAATTTCTTAGTTGCCAACTTACCCGATTTAGGAAGTCTGCCGTTGACCAGTACAACCCCGATTTCTGATAACCTCAATAATTTGGTTAGCCTTCATAACAGCAGCCTAAACACAACCCTGAATACGTTCAGTCAAGCGCCCGGTTCTGACCTTAATATCAAATTGCTCGATGTCAATTCCCTGTTTAAGGGCGCTATCTCCAATCCCGCTCAATATGGCTTCACGAATGTTACTGAGGCTTGTATCAACAACTTAAATTGTGTGCTTGGGAGTCAAACGGTACAAGCTCAATACTTGTTTTGGGATAATATCCATCCCACAACCGTGACTCATCAAGAAATTGCTAAATTAGCCTTTGATGAATTAGAGACTGAATCCGTCCCTGAACCAGCGACGATAGTGGGTACAGTCATTTTCGGTGCTTTGGCTATAGGTTGGAAGTTGAAGAAAAAATCTCAACCCGTGAGTTAA
- a CDS encoding DUF1825 family protein, with product MGFFDSDIVQQEAKQLFEDYQSLIQLGGSYGKFDHEGKKIFIEQMEALMERYRIFMKRFELSEDFMAQMTVEQLKTQLGQFGITPQQMFDQMNMTLERMKSELEKQP from the coding sequence ATGGGGTTTTTTGACTCAGATATCGTCCAACAAGAAGCTAAACAGCTGTTTGAAGATTATCAATCCCTCATCCAATTGGGGGGCAGCTATGGCAAATTCGACCACGAAGGAAAAAAGATTTTTATTGAGCAGATGGAAGCGCTGATGGAGCGCTACCGTATTTTTATGAAGCGCTTTGAGTTATCTGAGGACTTTATGGCTCAGATGACAGTGGAACAACTTAAGACCCAGCTCGGTCAGTTTGGCATTACGCCTCAGCAAATGTTCGACCAAATGAACATGACTCTGGAACGAATGAAGTCAGAGCTAGAAAAGCAACCCTGA
- a CDS encoding NINE protein — MLSKPKNRTVAAVLAFSGVMPIAGFHKFYLGQPFWGIVYLLLWWTPIPHIASVIEGFWYLAQGAQEFDKNFNLGVIAASSVANQTVAVDPAQVGAIADALRELDRLRQDGLMSEYEFEQKRRQLLDRIA, encoded by the coding sequence ATGTTGAGTAAGCCGAAAAATCGTACAGTCGCTGCTGTCTTAGCGTTTAGTGGGGTGATGCCTATTGCCGGATTCCATAAATTTTATCTGGGGCAACCATTTTGGGGCATCGTGTATTTGCTCCTTTGGTGGACACCCATTCCTCATATCGCCAGTGTGATTGAAGGCTTTTGGTATCTGGCACAAGGTGCACAGGAGTTTGACAAGAATTTCAATTTAGGCGTGATAGCGGCTTCTTCGGTAGCTAATCAGACCGTAGCAGTTGACCCAGCGCAGGTGGGTGCGATCGCAGATGCCCTACGAGAACTTGATCGACTGCGCCAAGATGGACTAATGTCCGAATATGAATTTGAGCAAAAACGCCGCCAATTACTCGATCGCATTGCCTAA
- the lepB gene encoding signal peptidase I, translating to MASEEKELAAHSKSLGLAEATTETITDEKSTGVKEPPNSWQQFRENLQIVVIALVLALLIRMFVAEPRYIPSDSMLPTLEIGDRLVVEKISYHFRAPAIGEIVVFDPPQQLQIQGYAKDQAFIKRVIGTSGQIIQVQDGKVYRNNLPLAEDYIAEPPAYDMPAVQVPEGYLFVMGDNRNNSNDSHVWGFLPQENVIGHACFRFWPFRRIGDV from the coding sequence ATGGCTTCAGAAGAAAAAGAATTAGCGGCGCATTCTAAGTCTCTCGGTTTGGCAGAGGCCACGACAGAGACTATTACAGATGAAAAATCAACGGGGGTGAAAGAACCCCCGAACAGTTGGCAACAATTCCGGGAAAATCTGCAAATTGTTGTAATCGCGTTGGTCTTAGCGCTGTTGATTCGGATGTTTGTGGCAGAACCGCGCTACATTCCTTCCGATTCAATGCTACCAACCTTAGAAATCGGCGATCGCTTGGTTGTGGAAAAAATTTCTTACCATTTCCGTGCACCTGCGATCGGGGAAATTGTGGTCTTCGATCCACCCCAACAACTCCAGATTCAAGGTTACGCCAAAGACCAAGCCTTCATCAAACGGGTAATTGGCACATCGGGTCAAATCATTCAAGTCCAAGACGGCAAGGTTTACCGCAATAACCTTCCCCTCGCAGAAGACTACATCGCTGAACCCCCAGCCTATGACATGCCAGCAGTACAAGTGCCGGAAGGTTATCTATTCGTGATGGGAGATAATCGGAATAACAGCAATGATTCTCACGTTTGGGGCTTTTTGCCTCAAGAGAATGTCATTGGTCATGCTTGCTTCCGCTTTTGGCCGTTCCGTCGAATTGGGGACGTATAA
- a CDS encoding serine/threonine-protein kinase, with the protein MVASNGLESRADFTLQNGKYTIKEELGRGRFAITYLAQDKNGKDLVIKTLDEDKLHQQLTQAERDSLKTKFVNEGRRMERCKHPHVVPLLDTFMEGQLFCLAMEYIHGDTLESIVRVRKFLPEQEALGYIRQIGEALIEVHRQGLLHRDVKPENIIVRAGQQFVQPSSLQSGLRNGSSIPRRQRNEKFTLSPLKVAIVAVTLAALAGVVVGWQYPFLSSRPQVPPTEPNFSVNLNSEVEVDYSKLQNVLAQGKWKEADDETADVILKVGGREKEGWLDTASIKKLSCTDLRTIDNLWVKHSESRFGLSVQQRIWERVGGTPDDYRAYERFGDRVKWRVNSKWLGQNNSTFTTKAPEGHLPAKTLYNGGYMRKELPGFFSRVETCKV; encoded by the coding sequence ATGGTCGCGAGTAATGGCTTGGAATCTAGGGCAGACTTTACTTTGCAGAATGGTAAGTACACCATTAAGGAGGAGTTAGGGCGGGGACGCTTTGCCATTACCTACTTAGCTCAGGATAAGAACGGTAAGGATCTGGTCATCAAAACATTGGATGAGGATAAGCTACACCAGCAGCTAACTCAAGCGGAGCGCGACAGCCTAAAGACAAAGTTTGTCAATGAGGGACGGAGGATGGAGCGTTGCAAGCACCCTCATGTTGTACCCCTTCTGGACACATTTATGGAGGGGCAACTATTTTGCCTCGCGATGGAATACATTCATGGGGATACTCTAGAGAGCATCGTTCGCGTTCGGAAATTTTTGCCAGAACAGGAAGCGCTGGGCTACATTCGGCAAATTGGAGAGGCGCTGATTGAGGTGCATCGCCAGGGTTTGCTCCATCGGGATGTAAAGCCAGAAAATATCATAGTGCGAGCGGGACAGCAGTTTGTTCAACCCTCTTCACTGCAATCGGGTTTGAGAAATGGCAGTTCTATTCCTCGCCGCCAGAGAAATGAAAAGTTTACTTTGTCTCCTTTAAAGGTAGCAATCGTAGCAGTGACACTGGCAGCATTAGCAGGAGTGGTAGTAGGATGGCAGTATCCATTTTTGTCATCGAGACCCCAAGTTCCTCCTACAGAGCCGAACTTCTCGGTTAATCTGAATTCAGAAGTAGAAGTAGATTACAGTAAACTGCAAAATGTACTGGCACAAGGAAAGTGGAAAGAGGCAGACGATGAAACTGCGGATGTGATACTAAAAGTAGGAGGACGAGAAAAGGAAGGCTGGCTAGATACTGCTTCTATCAAAAAGCTTTCTTGCACTGACCTTCGCACAATTGACAATCTCTGGGTAAAACACAGTGAGAGTCGCTTCGGCCTTAGCGTGCAGCAACGTATATGGGAAAGAGTGGGGGGAACTCCTGATGATTATAGAGCTTACGAACGCTTTGGTGATCGCGTTAAATGGCGTGTGAATTCTAAATGGTTAGGTCAAAATAACTCGACATTCACAACCAAAGCCCCTGAGGGACACCTTCCCGCTAAAACTTTATATAACGGAGGGTATATGAGAAAAGAGTTACCTGGCTTTTTCTCTCGCGTCGAGACTTGTAAAGTGTAA
- a CDS encoding helix-hairpin-helix domain-containing protein: MALFDWISPIGQPNPNSNLIRSRLQSNPYYRLQSAEEIAVAVELGIKIDANQASVDDWLRLPGISIHQARSLVELTQMGVQFCCLEDIAAALGISVGRIKPLQPILSFCYYDSDSDLTPVPINPNIASIEQLTKIPGVDLFLARAIVQNRSEGGNYRNLVDLQRRLSLNAQLISDLMYYLRF, encoded by the coding sequence ATGGCACTTTTTGACTGGATAAGTCCAATAGGACAACCTAATCCGAACTCCAACCTAATTCGATCGCGTCTTCAGAGTAACCCTTACTACCGACTGCAATCAGCTGAAGAAATTGCAGTTGCCGTCGAACTGGGTATCAAAATTGATGCCAATCAAGCGAGTGTGGATGACTGGTTGCGACTGCCAGGAATATCGATTCATCAGGCGCGATCGCTGGTTGAACTGACTCAAATGGGGGTTCAGTTTTGCTGTCTGGAAGACATTGCTGCTGCTTTAGGGATTTCAGTCGGACGAATCAAACCATTGCAACCGATTCTCAGTTTTTGTTACTACGACTCGGATAGCGACTTAACTCCTGTACCGATTAATCCGAATATAGCTTCAATTGAACAGTTAACGAAAATTCCAGGAGTTGATTTGTTTTTGGCAAGAGCGATTGTACAGAATCGCAGTGAAGGGGGTAATTATCGTAATCTTGTCGATTTGCAGCGACGCCTTTCGTTGAATGCTCAGTTAATTTCTGATCTGATGTACTATTTAAGGTTTTGA